The following proteins are encoded in a genomic region of Takifugu flavidus isolate HTHZ2018 chromosome 3, ASM371156v2, whole genome shotgun sequence:
- the c3h4orf48 gene encoding neuropeptide-like protein C4orf48 homolog: MASSGFLQAAALLLAVQLLGVGVAGADPESGTVIPAESRPCVDCHAFEFMQRALQDLKKTAFNLDTRTEMLVLRAERRALCDCMPTNSLR, translated from the exons ATGGCTTCCAGCGGGTTTCTGCAGGCAGCCGCGCTTCTCCTGGCGGTCCAGCTCCTCGGTGTCGGTGTAGCAGGTGCGGATCCAGAGTCTGGCACAGTCATCCCCGCAGAAA GCCGTCCGTGCGTAGACTGTCACGCGTTTGAGTTCATGCAGCGGGCGTTGCAAGATCTAAAGAAGACCGCGTTCAACCTCGACACCAGG ACGGAGATGCTGGTGTTGAGGGCGGAGAGGAGGGCCCTCTGCGACTGCATGCCCACTAACTCTCTGCGCTGA
- the nelfa gene encoding negative elongation factor A — translation MASMKDSDTGLWLHNKLGSTDELWTPPSIASLLTVSVIDNIRLCFSSLSPPVKLKLLLGMLHLPKRTVDEMKEALSEIIQLATVDLEPWVLMVADILKSFPGTGSLNLDLEEQNPNVQDILGELREKVSECEASAMLPLECQYLNKSALTTLVGPLTPPVKHFQLKRKPKSATLRAELLQKSTETAQQLKKTAGVPFHAKGRGLVKKIDTTTPLKGIPKAPFRSPTAPSMFSPPSNRAPITPVRTPLRKERGVKLLDISELDMVGAGREAKRRRKTLETETGEKTAKEEAVVENTTPDYAAGLVSTQKLGSLNENPLPSTSYLPATPSMVPSSSYIPSSEAQPANAGGSGRDPLQAARQPEESAAPGATATLPGQYKQRTPMYNASSAANPATPASPSTPVSTPASNGPPAAATASQQETPTQPPSTPQTQTPTPAPTAPQPQPKKNLSLTRDQMYAAQEMFKTANKVTRPEKALILGFMAGSRENPCPEQGDIIQIKLSEHTEVLPKADGTGSTTMLVDTVFEMNYSTGQWTRLKKYKPITNAS, via the exons ATGGCGTCGATGAAGGACAGCGACACCGGCCTGTGGCTTCACAACAAACTGGGTTCTACGGACGAGCTCTGGACGCCCCCGAGCATCGCTTCTCTCCTCACCGTGTCAGTAATTGACAACATACGGCTGTGCTTTTCGAGCTTATCGCCGCCGGTGAAGCTGAAACTTCTGCTGGGGATGCTGCATCTCCCCAAGCGCACCGTTGACGAG ATGAAGGAGGCCCTGTCAGAGATAATCCAGTTGGCTACTGTGGACTTGGAGCCTTGGGTCTTAATGGTGGCAGATATCCTCAAGTCCTTCCCAGGGACCGGTTCACTCAATCTGGATTTGGAGGAGCAGAATCCAAACGTGCAGGATATTCTGGGAGAGCTTCGGGAGAAAG TGAGCGAGTGCGAGGCATCGGCCATGCTCCCACTGGAGTGCCAGTACCTAAACAAGAGTGCTTTAACCACTCTGGTGGGACCCCTAACCCCCCCTGTCAAGCATTTCCAGCTGAAACGGAAGCCCAAGAGTGCAACTCTCAGGGCAGAGCTGCTTCAGAAAT CCACAGAGACGGCCCAACAGCTGAAAAAGACCGCCGGAGTGCCTTTCCACGCCAAAGGAAGAGGACTGGTCAAAAAGATTGACACAACGA CTCCTCTCAAGGGGATTCCCAAGGCCCCGTTCCGCAGCCCCACCGCCCCCAGCATGTTCAGCCCCCCCAGTAACCGCGCACCGATTACCCCAGTACGGACGCCGTTGCGCAAGGAGAGAGGGGTCAAG CTGTTGGATATTTCAGAGCTGGACATGgttggagcaggaagagaagccaagagaagaagaaagacttTAG AAACAGAAACCGGAGAGAAAACCGCCAAAGAAGAGGCGGTGGTGGAAAACACCACCCCCGACTACGCCGCTGGCCTCGTCTCCACGCAG AAACTGGGGTCGTTGAACGAAAATCCTCTACCGTCGACCAGTTATTTACCAGCCACGCCCAGTATGGTTCCCTCCTCGTCGTACATTCCCAGCTCCGAAGCACAGCCAG CAAATGCCGGCGGCTCAGGGCGGGACCCGCTCCAGGCTGCCCGCCAACCGGAAGAGTCGGCAGCACCGGGCGCCACAGCCACCCTGCCCGGCCAGTACAAGCAGAGGACGCCCATGTACAACGCAAGCAGCGCCGCGAACCCGGCGACCCCCGCCTCCCCCAGCACGCCGGTCTCCACCCCCGCCAGCAACGGGCCCCCGGCAGCGGCGACCGCCAGCCAGCAGGAGACCCCCACGCAGCCCCCGAGCACACCTCAGACCCAGACGCCGACGCCAGCTCCCACAGCGCCGCAGCCACAGCCCAAAAAGAACCTGTCGCTCACA AGAGACCAGATGTACGCCGCCCAGGAGATGTTCAAGACGGCCAACAAGGTCACCAGACCAGAAAAAGCTCTCATCCTGGGTTTCATGGCTGGATCAAGAG AGAACCCGTGCCCCGAGCAGGGCGACATCATCCAGATCAAGCTGAGCGAGCACACGGAAGTGCTGCCTAAAGCGGACGGCACGGGCAGCACCACCATGCTGGTGGACACAGTCTTTGAAATGAACTACTCGACGGGACAGTGGACTCGCCTCAAAAAATACAAACCCATCACCAACGCCTCCTGA
- the faah2b gene encoding fatty-acid amide hydrolase 2-B gives MAASGLEKVLASLFWAVIGLLFAVFRVLSRKTAAPAAKLPSVRNPLLLVSATQLAKKIRRREVLSVEVVQAYIDRIQDVNPLINAVTKDRFDAALQEAAQVDRLIEEETGGEEVLEDRLPLLGVPLSVKSSYAFQGMPFTSGLCSRRGVIASVDAPPLTLLKRAGAVPLGTTNTSELCMWSESHNHLHGITRNPYDLERIPGGSSGGEGSLLAAAGSVIGVGSDIGGSIRIPAFFNGIFGHKTTPGVVSNENQYPPSSGRQEEYLSLGPMCRYAEDLKLMLKIMAGPNANMLSLNATVDLKKLRFFTIPHDSGSVWTHPVSKELMEIQRKVVERLEADLGVQVQEVCLPELSYSFQIWDTYMNLPDDEGKSPVSFNELMGEPGRPAWPSWELLKRMVGKSDHTVAAIALGLMEMTHGSKPSKVIMQLKEDLQNKVDELLGTDGVFLYPSHTRVAPKHHHPLFRPFDFAYTGIINILGLPATQCPLGLNQEGLPLGVQVVAGKLQDHLTLELAVFLEKTFGGWRDPGAE, from the exons ATGGCAGCGAGCGgtctcgaaaaggttctggcgTCGCTCTTCTGGGCTGTCATTGGGCTCCTCTTCGCGGTCTTCCGGGTGCTGTCGCGGAAGACCGCAGCGCCGGCGGCGAAGCTCCCGTCTGTCCGTAACCCGCTGCTGCTCGTCTCAGCGACGCAGCTGGCGAAGAAGATCCGGCGAAGAGAG GTGCTGAgtgtggaggtggtgcaggcTTATATCGACAGGATCCAAGACGTCAACCCGCTTATTAACGCCGTCACAAAAGACAG GTTTGACGCTGCCCTCCAGGAGGCCGCGCAGGTCGACAGGTTAATCGAGGAGGAAaccggaggagaggaggtgctggaggaccGGCTGCCTTTACTGGGAGTTCCGCTGTCTGTCAAAAGCTCCTATGCCTTCCAAG GCATGCCCTTCACCTCTGGTCTGTGCTCCAGGCGTGGCGTCATCGCCTCGGTTGACGCTccacctttgaccctgctgaAGAGAGCGGGGGCCGTCCCACTGGGCACCACCAATACCAGTGAGCTGTGCATGTGGTCAGAGTCCCACAACCATCTCCACGGCATTACCAGGAACCCATACGACCTGGAGAGGATACCAGGCGGAAGTTCAG GAGGGGAGGGTAGTTTATTGGCGGCTGCGGGCTCAGTCATCGGGGTCGGCTCCGACATCGGTGGCAGCATTCGCATCCCGGCTTTCTTCAATGGGATATTTGGACATAAAACCACTCCTG GTGTCGTTTCGAATGAGAACCAATACCCTCCTTCATCCGGAAGACAAGAAGAGTACCTCAGCCTTGGACCCATGTGCCGCTATGCCGAGGATCTGAAGCTGATGCTCAAAATAATGGCCGGACCCAATGCTAACAT GTTGTCCCTAAATGCAACAGTTGACCTGAAGAAGCTGAGGTTCTTCACCATCCCCCACGATTCCGGCTCTGTCTGGACGCACCCCGTCAGCAAAGAACTGATGGAAATCCAGAGGAAG GTGGTGGAGCGTCTGGAGGCCGACCTCGGGGTGCAGGTGCAGGAAGTGTGTCTCCCTGAGCTCAGCTACAGCTTCCAGATCTGGGACACATACATGAACCTGCCTGACGACGAGGGCAAA tCTCCCGTATCTTTTAACGAGCTGATGGGGGAACCAGGGCGCCCCGCCTGGCCTTCCTGGGAGCTGCTGAAACGGATGGTGGGGAAATCGGACCACACCGTGGCCGCCATAG CTCTGGGCCTCATGGAAATGACCCATGGTTCTAAACCGTCcaaggtcatcatgcagctgaAGGAAGACCTACAGAACAAGGTGGACGAGCTACTTGGCACAGATGGTGTTTTTCTGTACCCATCACACACCAGAGTGGCTCCCAAACATCACCACCCTCTCTTCAGACCTTTTGACTTTGCTTACACAG GTATAATCAACATTCTGGGGCTGCCGGCCACCCAGTGCCCTCTGGGGCTCAACCAGGAGGGGCTGCCCTTGGGCGTGCAAGTGGTGGCCGGGAAGCTGCAGGACCACCTGACCCTCGAGTTGGCCGTGTTCCTGGAGAAGACCTTCGGAGGATGGAGGGACCCGGGAGCCGAATAA